The Propionispora vibrioides genome window below encodes:
- a CDS encoding leucyl aminopeptidase yields the protein MHIYVEIKEQLGQVACDSLLVGLYQNMKVSGSYLEEIDKALAGYVTELLSRQPKCGEFGEIHSLYTCGKLAAKHIIFIGLGNKEKLTAGKIRQAAGTAIRAAQKANARRVLAALYRGEETLPDAVQAMVEGSLLGLYSFDYYKTEKKAKAEVCVTELGLLAESQTDIAKLSLAVEKAQIIAESISLARDLVNHPGQVMTPTKMAWHASQIAKEGRMELTVLDKGAMEKQGMHALLAVAQGSVQPPAFIILKYTGNKKSSSYVSFVGKGITFDSGGISLKPSENMGDMKGDMAGGAAVLAAMYAIGRLGLPVNILALVPCTENMPSGSAVKPGDVISSLGGKTIEVVNTDAEGRLILADAVAYAVKQKVEKIIDLATLTGACVVALGNVASGLITNQPEWCNQVKAAAAAAGEKVWEMPHFEEYEEQIKSDIADLKNSGGRMAGMITAGLFIGHFVEAIPWVHMDIAGTSDTTKAKGDQAKGGTGVGVRTLVELAYSLAEA from the coding sequence ATGCATATCTACGTGGAAATAAAAGAGCAGCTGGGGCAAGTGGCTTGTGATAGCCTGCTTGTCGGGCTGTATCAGAATATGAAGGTAAGTGGCTCGTATCTGGAGGAAATTGATAAGGCACTGGCAGGCTATGTCACTGAACTGCTCAGCCGCCAGCCGAAATGCGGTGAATTTGGCGAGATCCATTCACTCTATACCTGCGGGAAATTGGCCGCTAAACATATTATTTTCATTGGCCTGGGCAACAAAGAGAAGCTGACGGCCGGGAAAATCCGCCAGGCGGCGGGAACGGCTATCCGGGCGGCCCAAAAGGCCAATGCCCGGCGGGTACTGGCCGCCTTGTACCGGGGAGAGGAGACCCTGCCTGACGCGGTGCAGGCGATGGTAGAGGGCAGCTTGCTTGGCTTATACAGTTTTGACTATTATAAAACGGAGAAAAAGGCTAAGGCAGAAGTCTGTGTGACGGAATTGGGCCTGTTGGCCGAGAGCCAGACGGATATCGCCAAACTTAGCCTTGCAGTGGAAAAGGCACAAATCATTGCGGAAAGCATAAGCCTGGCCCGGGATTTGGTCAATCATCCCGGTCAGGTCATGACTCCCACCAAAATGGCCTGGCATGCGTCTCAGATCGCGAAGGAAGGCCGGATGGAGCTTACTGTACTGGATAAAGGCGCCATGGAGAAACAGGGCATGCACGCCTTGCTGGCGGTGGCTCAGGGCAGCGTGCAGCCGCCGGCGTTTATCATACTAAAATATACGGGCAATAAAAAAAGCAGCAGCTATGTTTCTTTTGTCGGCAAGGGAATCACCTTCGACAGTGGTGGCATTTCGTTGAAACCCAGCGAAAATATGGGGGACATGAAGGGTGATATGGCCGGCGGCGCCGCTGTATTGGCAGCCATGTACGCTATTGGACGGCTGGGTCTGCCGGTTAATATTCTCGCTTTGGTGCCCTGTACAGAAAATATGCCGTCCGGCTCAGCCGTAAAGCCCGGTGATGTGATTTCCTCCCTTGGCGGCAAAACCATTGAGGTCGTCAACACCGACGCCGAGGGCCGGCTGATTCTGGCCGATGCCGTTGCTTATGCGGTAAAACAGAAAGTTGAGAAAATCATTGATCTGGCCACGCTGACCGGCGCCTGTGTCGTGGCGCTGGGTAATGTCGCCTCCGGGCTTATTACCAATCAGCCGGAATGGTGCAACCAGGTCAAGGCAGCCGCGGCGGCTGCCGGGGAAAAAGTGTGGGAAATGCCTCATTTCGAGGAATATGAGGAGCAAATCAAGAGCGATATTGCCGACCTGAAAAATTCCGGCGGCAGAATGGCCGGCATGATCACGGCAGGACTGTTTATCGGTCATTTTGTTGAAGCTATTCCCTGGGTTCATATGGATATTGCCGGTACTTCGGATACGACAAAAGCTAAGGGGGATCAGGCCAAAGGCGGTACGGGTGTGGGAGTGCGTACGCTGGTGGAGTTGGCTTATAGCCTGGCTGAAGCCTGA
- a CDS encoding alpha/beta hydrolase family protein — MKSIMLIHANAQLPVVIHEGTSNQVLIICHGFRGSKEGGGRAVALAEEVVKLGLSVVRFDFTPLGPLTQQIDELAAVAAFARREIASRLVLLGRSMGGSAALTYAAAQPEGISGLCLWAAPSNLEETFRLALQENYQRLLAGKTVHVTDSYGRSSLTPAFIQDFADYDLLQAARSLKGIPVLVLHGTQDETVPFAQAETLYQQLVGRKELVAVPGGDHQLHAFYRETTAAILKWIKSLQSSILEKRPKR; from the coding sequence ATGAAGTCCATTATGCTTATTCATGCCAATGCGCAATTACCTGTTGTGATACACGAAGGCACTTCCAACCAGGTACTAATTATTTGTCATGGTTTTCGTGGTTCCAAGGAAGGCGGCGGCCGGGCGGTTGCCCTGGCGGAGGAAGTCGTGAAGCTGGGTTTGTCGGTGGTACGTTTCGATTTTACTCCTCTTGGTCCGTTGACGCAGCAAATTGATGAACTGGCGGCAGTGGCGGCGTTTGCCCGGCGGGAGATCGCCAGCAGGCTGGTGCTCCTGGGACGCAGTATGGGCGGCAGCGCGGCGTTAACCTATGCTGCGGCGCAGCCGGAGGGAATCAGCGGGCTATGCCTGTGGGCGGCACCATCAAATCTGGAAGAAACTTTCCGGCTGGCTTTACAGGAGAACTACCAACGGCTTTTGGCGGGGAAGACGGTACACGTTACCGATTCCTATGGCCGTAGTTCACTGACGCCTGCCTTTATCCAGGACTTTGCCGATTATGATTTGCTGCAGGCTGCCCGTTCGCTTAAGGGCATTCCTGTTCTTGTTCTTCATGGGACGCAGGATGAGACCGTCCCCTTTGCTCAGGCGGAAACCTTATATCAACAGCTTGTCGGCAGAAAGGAACTGGTTGCCGTACCGGGCGGTGACCATCAGTTGCACGCTTTTTACCGGGAAACGACAGCAGCCATATTGAAATGGATAAAATCGCTGCAATCAAGCATACTAGAAAAGCGCCCTAAACGGTAG
- a CDS encoding 3D domain-containing protein, giving the protein MRKFFLTAVFVCILLAIHAVVFAAPGDTALKVGMRGDDVQVLQKLLTDAGFYQGPIDGVFGNGTLRAVTEFQISNGLAVDGVAGSETFAYLNRGGTGSDTSRYSRSISMRASGYSAFDPGNSSYTARGTQLRKGLVAVDPNVIPLGTRLYIPGYGYAIADDTGGAIRGNVIDLAFDSHADALRFGRQQVTVYIID; this is encoded by the coding sequence TTGAGGAAATTTTTCCTTACAGCAGTGTTCGTCTGCATACTGCTTGCCATACATGCCGTTGTGTTTGCCGCGCCGGGAGATACGGCGCTCAAAGTGGGCATGCGTGGTGATGACGTGCAGGTATTGCAGAAACTGTTGACTGACGCCGGGTTTTATCAGGGGCCTATTGACGGGGTGTTTGGCAATGGGACGCTCCGGGCGGTTACGGAGTTCCAGATCAGCAACGGATTGGCTGTGGACGGGGTTGCCGGCAGCGAAACCTTTGCTTATCTGAATCGTGGCGGCACCGGCTCGGATACCAGCCGCTACAGCCGCTCAATCAGCATGCGGGCCTCCGGCTATAGTGCGTTTGATCCCGGTAATTCCAGTTATACAGCTCGTGGTACTCAATTGCGCAAGGGCCTAGTTGCAGTGGATCCCAATGTGATTCCCTTAGGAACCCGTTTATACATACCAGGATATGGATATGCTATCGCCGATGATACAGGCGGAGCAATTCGTGGTAACGTAATCGATTTAGCGTTTGACAGTCATGCCGATGCCCTGCGGTTTGGCAGGCAGCAGGTAACTGTATACATTATTGATTGA
- the dut gene encoding dUTP diphosphatase produces MISKLKVKLLNDNAKLPQYAHFGDAGLDISSVIDTEIMPGESALIPTGLSIQLPVGTEAQIRPRSGLALKHQITVLNSPGTIDQGYRGEVGVILINHGKKIFKVERGMKIAQMVVQPILSVEVQVCEDLDDTERGEGGFGSTGV; encoded by the coding sequence ATGATTAGTAAGTTAAAAGTTAAATTACTAAATGATAATGCAAAGTTGCCGCAATATGCTCATTTCGGTGATGCAGGTTTAGATATATCTTCTGTTATCGATACAGAAATAATGCCTGGAGAAAGTGCATTGATACCTACAGGGTTAAGTATACAATTACCAGTGGGCACAGAAGCTCAGATTAGACCTCGTAGCGGGCTAGCTCTTAAACATCAAATTACCGTTTTGAATTCACCCGGAACTATTGATCAAGGATATAGGGGGGAAGTCGGAGTAATATTAATAAATCATGGGAAGAAAATATTTAAAGTAGAGCGTGGAATGAAGATAGCGCAGATGGTAGTACAACCTATTCTTTCTGTTGAGGTACAAGTGTGCGAAGACTTAGATGATACCGAACGTGGAGAAGGTGGATTTGGGTCAACTGGAGTGTAA
- a CDS encoding Asp23/Gls24 family envelope stress response protein, which yields MDVIALVGPSGTGKSHRALIVAHEHAADAIIDDGILIKDSKIIAGYSAKKEPSKIKAVRRAIFMEPEHAEKVRAAIAEVRPSRILILGTSENMVQKIVDALQLPSISKTIFIEDIATKAEIAKARESRLKEGKHIIPVPTIELKPHFSGYMIDPLEIFFKKPQAKRRNKLGEKSIIRPTFSYYGKLLISDAAIASIVDFVATNDTSISKTGQINIKNSHDRETGISISLDVTVRYGSVLREVVYDAQCRIKSVVEFMTGLLVKDVNIAIKRLSVE from the coding sequence GTGGATGTAATTGCATTAGTGGGACCGAGTGGAACCGGTAAGAGTCATCGTGCGCTCATCGTGGCACATGAACATGCCGCGGATGCCATCATTGATGATGGCATTTTGATAAAAGACAGTAAAATTATCGCCGGCTATTCGGCGAAGAAAGAACCGAGTAAGATTAAAGCTGTGCGGCGGGCCATTTTTATGGAGCCCGAGCATGCCGAAAAGGTACGGGCGGCTATTGCCGAAGTACGGCCGTCCCGTATTTTAATCTTGGGCACTTCGGAAAACATGGTGCAGAAAATTGTCGATGCCTTGCAATTGCCGTCGATTAGCAAGACTATTTTTATTGAAGACATTGCTACAAAAGCCGAAATCGCCAAAGCGCGGGAAAGCCGTCTAAAAGAGGGAAAACATATCATACCGGTGCCTACCATTGAATTGAAACCTCATTTCTCCGGCTACATGATCGACCCTTTGGAAATATTCTTTAAGAAGCCCCAGGCCAAGCGGCGAAATAAGCTGGGCGAAAAGTCGATTATCCGCCCCACCTTTAGTTATTATGGCAAGCTTTTAATTTCCGATGCGGCCATCGCTTCGATTGTGGATTTTGTGGCAACCAATGATACCTCAATTAGTAAAACCGGGCAAATTAATATAAAAAATTCCCATGACCGGGAGACCGGCATATCCATTTCACTGGATGTTACCGTCCGGTATGGCAGTGTGCTCCGGGAAGTGGTCTATGATGCCCAGTGCCGGATAAAGAGTGTGGTTGAGTTTATGACCGGTCTATTGGTCAAGGATGTCAATATAGCGATCAAGCGGTTAAGTGTAGAATAA
- a CDS encoding site-2 protease family protein gives MLSLCLFCIRCILLILLMPNIIVHELGHFLLALALGFPVKSFDIGSGEILCQYSLGTISFKVCEKIDGASVTINSIGKTYQKWKIIAL, from the coding sequence ATGTTGTCACTTTGCTTATTTTGTATTCGATGTATCTTATTAATCCTGTTGATGCCAAATATTATAGTTCATGAGCTGGGACACTTCCTGTTGGCCTTGGCTCTGGGGTTCCCCGTAAAATCTTTCGATATAGGTTCAGGGGAAATTTTATGTCAGTATTCTTTAGGAACTATCTCATTTAAAGTTTGCGAAAAAATTGATGGAGCTAGCGTAACAATAAATTCTATAGGGAAAACTTATCAAAAATGGAAAATCATTGCATTATGA
- a CDS encoding DUF6236 family protein produces the protein MAVLTKHIAEGKSPYTVPVTDTLIARDLLYCSPEHTNHLGINLILENIFPSPGNDVPLQDIIEFRIRRQDELKQFKDIMSNYFAEVSRIKDVTII, from the coding sequence ATGGCAGTTCTTACTAAGCATATTGCAGAAGGTAAGTCTCCATACACAGTTCCTGTTACCGATACACTTATAGCACGAGATTTATTGTACTGTTCACCCGAACATACGAATCACCTTGGAATAAACCTTATTTTAGAAAACATTTTTCCTTCACCAGGTAATGATGTTCCACTTCAGGATATTATAGAATTCAGAATAAGACGACAGGATGAATTAAAGCAATTTAAAGATATAATGAGTAACTACTTTGCAGAAGTATCACGAATCAAAGATGTAACAATCATCTGA
- a CDS encoding translation initiation factor 2 encodes MDTEVSLITDLQARIRELEDKVEALRLSRRVLMNLLDLLEREKSEQLSKLALQNEKLLRNNTRYARKLMHYTTRITELERQVQNNFHRPT; translated from the coding sequence ATGGATACAGAAGTCAGCCTGATTACAGACTTGCAGGCTCGCATCCGCGAGCTGGAGGATAAGGTCGAGGCACTCCGGCTAAGCCGGCGGGTGCTGATGAATTTGCTTGACTTGCTGGAACGAGAAAAAAGTGAACAATTGTCAAAGCTGGCATTGCAAAATGAGAAACTGCTACGGAATAACACCCGGTATGCGCGTAAACTTATGCATTACACTACTCGCATAACCGAGTTAGAACGGCAAGTGCAGAACAATTTCCATAGGCCCACTTGA
- a CDS encoding regulatory protein RecX: protein MPSKRNALQQAIYLLSRRDYSRQELMRRLNLGRYEPEDIEAAVERVSARGYLNDNAFARNLYEQLNRTGRYGIRAIRFKLAQKGLAEAIISEITGDYDFEEEYERALRLVAAKFVSPPTGEQKQKVARFLSARGFADSTISRVFAQFE, encoded by the coding sequence GTGCCGAGTAAACGGAATGCGCTGCAGCAGGCAATATACCTGCTGTCCCGCCGGGATTACAGCCGGCAGGAACTGATGCGTCGTCTGAATCTCGGCCGCTATGAGCCGGAGGATATTGAGGCTGCCGTGGAGCGGGTCAGTGCGCGGGGCTATCTCAATGACAACGCCTTTGCCCGGAATCTGTACGAGCAGCTCAACCGGACCGGGCGGTACGGTATTCGGGCCATCCGGTTCAAACTTGCCCAAAAGGGGCTGGCCGAAGCGATTATCAGTGAGATTACCGGCGACTATGATTTTGAGGAAGAATATGAGCGGGCCTTGCGGCTGGTTGCCGCCAAGTTTGTCAGTCCGCCCACAGGGGAGCAAAAGCAAAAAGTAGCTCGCTTTTTATCGGCGCGAGGCTTTGCTGATTCCACGATTAGCAGGGTTTTTGCACAATTTGAATAA
- a CDS encoding SH3 domain-containing protein, which produces MAAANMHIAMNASLEPVFKYYVANQEQINNVLVRIQQASISIDFNKIDFDKFNKLYDDSLEDCLEDRKLSDLELQDLNVAVIESTHGATFDLIQFVNKLSGLIIKYKNQALFGLFCVIFTQVIMPYCKDVVSYIYPPESIQVFRELRIAHMEEANQNALTSISPDELKHAKIVRVRELNVRSELNIDAAIIGGLCFGWNVKVIDTNGDWVFIRWRGVDGIGIQGWVNNRYLIGVKESK; this is translated from the coding sequence ATGGCAGCAGCAAATATGCATATAGCAATGAATGCCAGCCTAGAACCCGTTTTTAAATACTATGTCGCTAATCAGGAACAAATAAATAATGTCTTAGTAAGAATTCAACAGGCTTCTATTAGTATTGATTTTAATAAAATCGATTTCGATAAATTTAACAAACTTTATGATGATAGTCTAGAAGATTGTCTAGAAGATCGTAAATTATCTGATTTAGAATTACAAGACCTTAATGTTGCTGTTATTGAATCTACTCACGGAGCTACATTTGATTTAATTCAGTTTGTTAACAAGCTAAGTGGGTTAATTATAAAATATAAGAACCAAGCATTATTTGGATTATTTTGCGTAATATTCACACAAGTAATTATGCCCTATTGCAAAGATGTTGTATCATACATATATCCTCCTGAATCAATTCAAGTTTTTAGGGAATTACGTATTGCCCATATGGAAGAAGCTAACCAGAACGCCCTTACGAGTATTTCCCCTGATGAACTTAAACACGCTAAAATAGTACGAGTACGTGAATTAAATGTTAGAAGTGAGCTTAATATTGACGCAGCTATTATTGGTGGTCTGTGTTTTGGATGGAATGTTAAGGTGATAGATACGAATGGAGATTGGGTTTTTATTCGATGGCGGGGTGTTGATGGCATTGGAATTCAGGGGTGGGTTAATAACCGTTATTTAATTGGAGTAAAGGAATCAAAGTAG
- a CDS encoding DUF3870 domain-containing protein — MVFILSKVLCDDLVLFSGYAKLPIGITANEIYKVVGIVVLVKVATGEIVEADCTLATKLARRHIADSLVGYSLKDGVDELVHLIDRIYQGGAKKSLITTLRIIYDKYRSYTEEHHVQPAE, encoded by the coding sequence GTGGTGTTTATCCTGAGCAAAGTATTGTGTGATGATCTGGTTTTGTTTTCCGGTTATGCCAAATTGCCAATTGGCATAACCGCCAATGAGATATATAAGGTTGTGGGAATTGTCGTTCTGGTGAAGGTGGCGACAGGAGAAATTGTGGAGGCCGACTGTACATTGGCTACTAAACTGGCCAGAAGGCATATTGCGGACTCATTGGTCGGCTACAGCCTGAAAGACGGCGTTGATGAACTGGTACATTTGATTGACCGGATTTATCAGGGCGGCGCTAAAAAGTCGCTGATTACGACGCTCCGGATTATTTATGACAAATATCGGAGTTATACCGAAGAACACCATGTACAGCCTGCCGAATAA
- a CDS encoding DMT family transporter, whose translation MDLSNNMLALLLALLSGIFMAIQGSLNAALSKVIGLIETTFVVHFIGTVILLLLLFVFKMGKGSLAAMPEAPWYVYLGGVISVFIIYLVAASIPKVGMANATTAIIVGQVLTAIIIDHYGGFGLEHMAWEWNDLAGLFLLTVGAYLLLK comes from the coding sequence GTGGATTTATCGAATAATATGCTGGCTCTGCTACTGGCGCTTTTGTCGGGCATATTTATGGCCATTCAGGGTTCGCTAAACGCGGCGCTGAGCAAGGTAATCGGTCTTATTGAAACCACCTTTGTCGTGCATTTTATTGGTACGGTCATTTTGCTGCTACTCCTGTTTGTCTTTAAAATGGGCAAAGGCAGTCTGGCGGCCATGCCGGAAGCACCCTGGTATGTATACCTGGGTGGCGTGATCAGTGTATTTATTATCTATCTGGTGGCCGCCAGCATACCCAAAGTCGGCATGGCTAACGCAACGACGGCCATTATCGTCGGCCAGGTGCTGACGGCCATTATTATTGACCATTACGGCGGCTTTGGCTTGGAGCATATGGCCTGGGAATGGAACGATCTGGCCGGCCTGTTTTTGCTGACTGTGGGCGCTTATCTATTGCTAAAATAA
- the rny gene encoding ribonuclease Y, with translation MAVIAGFVGAGIGYVIRKKIAEAKIASAEEAAKKILEDAERTGEAKKKEALVEAKEEIHRHRSELERETRERRTELQRLERRLLQKEENLDRKIDSLEKKEEILSRKEAELDKSQEKINDLYAKQLTELERLSGLSSEEARTLLLANAQEEIKHETAMMIKELEQQAKEEADKKAREIISLAIQRCAADHVAETTVSVVALPNDEMKGRIIGREGRNIRTLETLTGIDLIIDDTPEAVILSGFDPVRREVARIALEKLITDGRIHPARIEEMVEKAQKEVEQKIKEAGEQATFETGVHGLHPEIIRLLGRLKYRTSYGQNVLKHSIEVAHLAGVMAAELGVDVMLAKRSGLLHDLGKAVDHEVEGPHVTIGADLAKKYRESAEVINAIAAHHGDEEPKTVQAVLVAAADAVSAARPGARRESLESYLKRLTRLEEIAESFEGVEKSFAIQAGREIRIMVKPDRIDDLTSVRMARDIVKKIESELEYPGQIKVTVIRETRAVDYAK, from the coding sequence ATAGCCGTCATTGCAGGATTTGTGGGTGCCGGAATTGGCTATGTTATACGCAAAAAGATCGCCGAAGCCAAAATTGCCTCAGCCGAAGAAGCGGCCAAAAAGATACTGGAAGACGCGGAACGGACCGGCGAAGCGAAAAAGAAAGAAGCGTTAGTCGAAGCCAAGGAAGAAATTCATAGACACCGCAGTGAACTGGAACGTGAAACCAGGGAACGTCGTACGGAACTGCAACGGCTGGAAAGAAGATTATTACAAAAAGAAGAGAATCTTGACCGGAAAATAGACTCTCTCGAGAAAAAAGAAGAAATTCTTAGTCGTAAAGAGGCTGAGTTAGATAAAAGTCAAGAAAAAATTAATGATTTATACGCGAAGCAACTGACTGAGCTGGAAAGACTGTCCGGTTTGTCTTCAGAAGAAGCCCGCACCTTACTGCTGGCCAACGCACAGGAAGAAATCAAACACGAAACAGCGATGATGATTAAGGAACTGGAGCAACAGGCGAAAGAGGAAGCGGACAAGAAGGCCCGCGAGATTATTTCCTTGGCAATACAGCGGTGTGCTGCCGACCATGTGGCGGAAACCACCGTATCGGTTGTAGCATTGCCTAACGATGAAATGAAAGGCCGGATTATTGGCCGTGAAGGGCGCAATATCCGTACTTTGGAAACACTGACCGGTATCGACCTTATTATTGACGATACACCGGAAGCCGTCATCTTGTCAGGTTTTGATCCCGTTCGCCGGGAGGTTGCCCGGATTGCCCTGGAAAAACTGATTACCGATGGTAGAATTCATCCCGCCCGGATTGAAGAAATGGTGGAAAAAGCCCAAAAAGAAGTGGAACAAAAAATCAAAGAAGCCGGTGAACAGGCTACTTTTGAAACGGGCGTACATGGACTGCATCCGGAAATCATCCGCTTGTTAGGACGTTTGAAGTACCGTACCAGCTACGGACAGAATGTACTTAAGCATTCTATTGAAGTGGCCCATCTGGCCGGGGTTATGGCCGCCGAACTGGGTGTCGACGTTATGCTGGCGAAACGGTCCGGCTTATTGCATGACCTTGGTAAAGCTGTGGACCACGAAGTAGAAGGCCCCCATGTCACGATCGGGGCTGACTTGGCTAAAAAGTACCGGGAATCGGCTGAAGTGATCAACGCAATTGCCGCTCATCACGGGGATGAGGAACCGAAAACGGTTCAAGCAGTATTGGTAGCTGCTGCTGATGCTGTATCTGCTGCCCGTCCTGGGGCGCGGAGGGAAAGTCTGGAAAGTTATTTGAAACGGTTAACGAGGCTGGAAGAAATTGCGGAAAGTTTTGAAGGCGTTGAGAAATCTTTCGCCATTCAAGCCGGTCGCGAAATACGCATTATGGTTAAACCGGATAGAATTGATGATTTGACTTCTGTTCGTATGGCACGGGACATAGTGAAGAAGATTGAAAGCGAACTAGAGTATCCCGGTCAGATTAAAGTTACTGTCATCCGTGAAACACGGGCGGTTGATTACGCTAAATAA
- a CDS encoding PHP domain-containing protein, translating into MKADLHIHTTASDGRYTPTEILRQAREAGLRYIAITDHDTVDGLLLLEQQKNLAPDDALTLIPGIEFSTDLPGHEVHILGYHIDIHQPELSEQLTLLTQSRRTRTRRIVEKLVALGFDITYQEVLDIAGAATSIGRAQISKTLVAKGYFPTVGDVFEKLLATGGPAYVPHDKLSPASVIALIKKAGGVAVLAHPGLVGDDQVVLAVIQAGIDGLEVYHPRHDAEHIEQYLALARRHRLLVTGGSDFHGIPGRFPETLGIVAVPASLAEHLCSPRG; encoded by the coding sequence ATGAAGGCAGACTTACATATTCATACTACCGCTTCCGATGGCCGCTATACTCCCACTGAAATTTTACGGCAGGCACGGGAAGCCGGATTACGCTATATCGCCATTACCGATCATGACACGGTAGACGGACTTTTATTGCTGGAGCAGCAGAAAAACTTAGCACCGGACGACGCATTGACGCTGATTCCCGGCATTGAATTCAGCACCGATCTGCCCGGTCATGAGGTTCATATTTTAGGTTATCATATTGATATTCACCAACCGGAGTTAAGCGAGCAACTGACGCTGTTGACCCAAAGCCGCCGGACGCGTACCCGGCGTATTGTTGAAAAGCTGGTAGCGCTTGGGTTTGATATTACCTATCAGGAGGTGCTGGACATTGCCGGAGCGGCGACCTCCATCGGCCGTGCCCAGATATCGAAGACACTGGTGGCCAAAGGCTATTTCCCTACCGTCGGTGACGTGTTTGAGAAACTTTTAGCCACGGGAGGACCGGCCTATGTCCCCCATGACAAACTTTCTCCGGCCAGTGTGATTGCTTTGATCAAAAAGGCCGGTGGTGTGGCTGTATTGGCTCATCCAGGGCTGGTCGGCGATGACCAGGTTGTTCTGGCAGTCATCCAGGCTGGCATTGATGGGTTGGAAGTGTACCATCCCAGACATGACGCCGAACATATAGAACAATACCTCGCATTGGCCCGGCGCCACCGGTTGCTTGTTACCGGCGGGTCGGACTTTCACGGGATTCCCGGTCGTTTTCCTGAGACGCTGGGTATTGTCGCCGTACCGGCGTCATTGGCTGAACATCTTTGCTCCCCGAGGGGGTAG
- a CDS encoding stage V sporulation protein S — MEVLKVSAKSNPNSVAGALAGVLRERGGAEIQAIGAGALNQAVKAVAIARGFVAPHGVDLICIPAFTDILIDGEERTAMKLIVEPR; from the coding sequence ATGGAAGTCTTGAAGGTATCAGCAAAATCCAATCCTAATTCCGTAGCAGGCGCCTTGGCTGGAGTGCTTAGAGAACGTGGTGGTGCAGAGATTCAGGCCATCGGTGCGGGCGCTCTCAATCAAGCAGTTAAAGCAGTAGCAATTGCAAGAGGTTTTGTAGCTCCTCACGGTGTTGATCTCATCTGCATCCCTGCCTTTACCGATATCCTGATTGACGGAGAAGAACGTACCGCCATGAAATTGATCGTAGAGCCGCGCTAA